The Anas acuta chromosome 2, bAnaAcu1.1, whole genome shotgun sequence genome contains a region encoding:
- the TFAP2A gene encoding transcription factor AP-2-alpha isoform X3, which translates to MSILAKMGDWQERHDSTSNGTARLPQLGTVGQSPYTSAPPLSHTPNADFQPPYFPPPYQPIYPQSQDPYSHVNDPYSLNPLHAQPQPQHPGWPGQRQSQETGLLHTHRGLPHQLSGLDPRRDYRRHDDLLHAPHGLGSGLADLPLHSIPHAIEDVPHVEDPGINIPDQTVIKKGPVSLSKSNNNAVSSIPINKDALFGGVVNPNEVFCSVPGRLSLLSSTSKYKVTVAEVQRRLSPPECLNASLLGGVLRRAKSKNGGRSLREKLDKIGLNLPAGRRKAANVTLLTSLVEGEAVHLARDFGYVCETEFPAKAVAEFLNRQHSDPNEQVTRKNMLLATKQICKEFTDLLAQDRSPLGNSRPNPILEPGIQSCLTHFNLISHGFGSPAVCAAVTALQNYLTEALKAMDKMYLSNNPNSHTDNSTKSGDKEEKHRK; encoded by the exons ATGTCCATCCTTGCCAAAATGGGGGACTGGCAG GAGCGCCACGACAGCACCAGCAACGGGACGGCCCGGCTGCCCCAGCTGGGGACCGTGGGTCAGTCCCCCTACACCAGCGCCCCGCCGCTCTCCCATACCCCCAACGCCGACTTCCAGCCTCCCTACTTCCCCCCTCCTTACCAGCCCATCTACCCCCAGTCTCAGGACCCCTACTCCCACGTGAACGACCCCTACAGCCTCAACCCCCTCCACGCCCagccgcagccccagcaccctggATGGCCGGGACAGAGGCAGAGCCAGGAAACGGGGCTCCTGCACACGCACCGGGGGCTCCCCCACCAGCTTTCGGGCTTGGACCCCCGCAGGGACTACCGGCGGCATGACGACCTGCTGCATGCCCCGCACGGGCTGGGCTCGGGGCTGGCTGACCTGCCCCTACACTCCATCCCTCACGCCATCGAGGACGTGCCG CACGTAGAAGACCCCGGTATTAACATCCCGGATCAAACTGTAATTAAGAAAG gcCCCGTGTCCCTCTCCAAGTCTAACAACAACGCCGTCTCCTCCATCCCCATCAACAAGGACGCGCTCTTCGGCGGGGTGGTCAACCCCAACGAGGTCTTCTGCTCGGTGCCGGGCCGCCTCTCGCTGCTCAGCTCCACCTCCAAGTACAAGGTCACGGTGGCGGAAGTGCAGCGACGCCTCTCGCCGCCCGAGTGCCTCAACGCCTCCCTGCTGGGCGGAGTGCTGCGGAG GGCAAAGTCCAAAAATGGAGGGCGATCCCTCAGAGAGAAACTGGACAAAATAGGGCTAAACCTGCCAGCCGGGAGGCGCAAAGCTGCTAACGTCACCTTGCTCACTTCGCTGGTGGAGG GAGAAGCAGTGCATCTAGCTAGAGATTTTGGGTACGTTTGTGAGACAGAATTTCCTGCCAAAGCAGTAGCTGAATTTCTCAACCGACAACATTCCGATCCAAACGAGCAAGTcacaagaaaaaacatgcttCTAGCTACAAA ACAGATCTGTAAAGAGTTCACCGACCTGCTGGCTCAGGACCGATCTCCCCTGGGGAACTCGCGGCCCAACCCCATTTTGGAGCCGGGCATCCAGAGCTGCCTGACCCACTTCAACCTCATCTCACACGGCTTCGGCAGCCCGGCGGTGTGCGCTGCTGTTACCGCCCTGCAGAACTATCTCACCGAGGCGCTCAAGGCCATGGACAAAATGTACCTCAGCAACAATCCCAACAGCCACACAGACAACAGCACCAAAAGCGGCGACAAAGAGGAGAAGCACCGAAAGTGA
- the TFAP2A gene encoding transcription factor AP-2-alpha isoform X4 has product MLVHSFSAMERHDSTSNGTARLPQLGTVGQSPYTSAPPLSHTPNADFQPPYFPPPYQPIYPQSQDPYSHVNDPYSLNPLHAQPQPQHPGWPGQRQSQETGLLHTHRGLPHQLSGLDPRRDYRRHDDLLHAPHGLGSGLADLPLHSIPHAIEDVPHVEDPGINIPDQTVIKKGPVSLSKSNNNAVSSIPINKDALFGGVVNPNEVFCSVPGRLSLLSSTSKYKVTVAEVQRRLSPPECLNASLLGGVLRRAKSKNGGRSLREKLDKIGLNLPAGRRKAANVTLLTSLVEGEAVHLARDFGYVCETEFPAKAVAEFLNRQHSDPNEQVTRKNMLLATKQICKEFTDLLAQDRSPLGNSRPNPILEPGIQSCLTHFNLISHGFGSPAVCAAVTALQNYLTEALKAMDKMYLSNNPNSHTDNSTKSGDKEEKHRK; this is encoded by the exons ATGTTAGTGCACAGTTTTTCGGCTATG GAGCGCCACGACAGCACCAGCAACGGGACGGCCCGGCTGCCCCAGCTGGGGACCGTGGGTCAGTCCCCCTACACCAGCGCCCCGCCGCTCTCCCATACCCCCAACGCCGACTTCCAGCCTCCCTACTTCCCCCCTCCTTACCAGCCCATCTACCCCCAGTCTCAGGACCCCTACTCCCACGTGAACGACCCCTACAGCCTCAACCCCCTCCACGCCCagccgcagccccagcaccctggATGGCCGGGACAGAGGCAGAGCCAGGAAACGGGGCTCCTGCACACGCACCGGGGGCTCCCCCACCAGCTTTCGGGCTTGGACCCCCGCAGGGACTACCGGCGGCATGACGACCTGCTGCATGCCCCGCACGGGCTGGGCTCGGGGCTGGCTGACCTGCCCCTACACTCCATCCCTCACGCCATCGAGGACGTGCCG CACGTAGAAGACCCCGGTATTAACATCCCGGATCAAACTGTAATTAAGAAAG gcCCCGTGTCCCTCTCCAAGTCTAACAACAACGCCGTCTCCTCCATCCCCATCAACAAGGACGCGCTCTTCGGCGGGGTGGTCAACCCCAACGAGGTCTTCTGCTCGGTGCCGGGCCGCCTCTCGCTGCTCAGCTCCACCTCCAAGTACAAGGTCACGGTGGCGGAAGTGCAGCGACGCCTCTCGCCGCCCGAGTGCCTCAACGCCTCCCTGCTGGGCGGAGTGCTGCGGAG GGCAAAGTCCAAAAATGGAGGGCGATCCCTCAGAGAGAAACTGGACAAAATAGGGCTAAACCTGCCAGCCGGGAGGCGCAAAGCTGCTAACGTCACCTTGCTCACTTCGCTGGTGGAGG GAGAAGCAGTGCATCTAGCTAGAGATTTTGGGTACGTTTGTGAGACAGAATTTCCTGCCAAAGCAGTAGCTGAATTTCTCAACCGACAACATTCCGATCCAAACGAGCAAGTcacaagaaaaaacatgcttCTAGCTACAAA ACAGATCTGTAAAGAGTTCACCGACCTGCTGGCTCAGGACCGATCTCCCCTGGGGAACTCGCGGCCCAACCCCATTTTGGAGCCGGGCATCCAGAGCTGCCTGACCCACTTCAACCTCATCTCACACGGCTTCGGCAGCCCGGCGGTGTGCGCTGCTGTTACCGCCCTGCAGAACTATCTCACCGAGGCGCTCAAGGCCATGGACAAAATGTACCTCAGCAACAATCCCAACAGCCACACAGACAACAGCACCAAAAGCGGCGACAAAGAGGAGAAGCACCGAAAGTGA
- the TFAP2A gene encoding transcription factor AP-2-alpha isoform X1 — protein MDGAAAAAAGGGGPPEPTPRKGGGGGSSEGSKSQAGSQQPLFAVGFEAGFAQQPQPEMLVHSFSAMERHDSTSNGTARLPQLGTVGQSPYTSAPPLSHTPNADFQPPYFPPPYQPIYPQSQDPYSHVNDPYSLNPLHAQPQPQHPGWPGQRQSQETGLLHTHRGLPHQLSGLDPRRDYRRHDDLLHAPHGLGSGLADLPLHSIPHAIEDVPHVEDPGINIPDQTVIKKGPVSLSKSNNNAVSSIPINKDALFGGVVNPNEVFCSVPGRLSLLSSTSKYKVTVAEVQRRLSPPECLNASLLGGVLRRAKSKNGGRSLREKLDKIGLNLPAGRRKAANVTLLTSLVEGEAVHLARDFGYVCETEFPAKAVAEFLNRQHSDPNEQVTRKNMLLATKQICKEFTDLLAQDRSPLGNSRPNPILEPGIQSCLTHFNLISHGFGSPAVCAAVTALQNYLTEALKAMDKMYLSNNPNSHTDNSTKSGDKEEKHRK, from the exons ATGGacggggcggcggcggcagcagcgggggggggcggccccccGGAGCCCACCCCGCGGAAAGGAGGCGGCGGGGGCTCCTCGGAGGGTAGCAAGAGCCAAGCGGGGAGCCAGCAGCCGCTCTTCGCCGTGGGCTTTGAGGCCGGCTTCGCCCAGCAGCCGCAGCCCGAG ATGTTAGTGCACAGTTTTTCGGCTATG GAGCGCCACGACAGCACCAGCAACGGGACGGCCCGGCTGCCCCAGCTGGGGACCGTGGGTCAGTCCCCCTACACCAGCGCCCCGCCGCTCTCCCATACCCCCAACGCCGACTTCCAGCCTCCCTACTTCCCCCCTCCTTACCAGCCCATCTACCCCCAGTCTCAGGACCCCTACTCCCACGTGAACGACCCCTACAGCCTCAACCCCCTCCACGCCCagccgcagccccagcaccctggATGGCCGGGACAGAGGCAGAGCCAGGAAACGGGGCTCCTGCACACGCACCGGGGGCTCCCCCACCAGCTTTCGGGCTTGGACCCCCGCAGGGACTACCGGCGGCATGACGACCTGCTGCATGCCCCGCACGGGCTGGGCTCGGGGCTGGCTGACCTGCCCCTACACTCCATCCCTCACGCCATCGAGGACGTGCCG CACGTAGAAGACCCCGGTATTAACATCCCGGATCAAACTGTAATTAAGAAAG gcCCCGTGTCCCTCTCCAAGTCTAACAACAACGCCGTCTCCTCCATCCCCATCAACAAGGACGCGCTCTTCGGCGGGGTGGTCAACCCCAACGAGGTCTTCTGCTCGGTGCCGGGCCGCCTCTCGCTGCTCAGCTCCACCTCCAAGTACAAGGTCACGGTGGCGGAAGTGCAGCGACGCCTCTCGCCGCCCGAGTGCCTCAACGCCTCCCTGCTGGGCGGAGTGCTGCGGAG GGCAAAGTCCAAAAATGGAGGGCGATCCCTCAGAGAGAAACTGGACAAAATAGGGCTAAACCTGCCAGCCGGGAGGCGCAAAGCTGCTAACGTCACCTTGCTCACTTCGCTGGTGGAGG GAGAAGCAGTGCATCTAGCTAGAGATTTTGGGTACGTTTGTGAGACAGAATTTCCTGCCAAAGCAGTAGCTGAATTTCTCAACCGACAACATTCCGATCCAAACGAGCAAGTcacaagaaaaaacatgcttCTAGCTACAAA ACAGATCTGTAAAGAGTTCACCGACCTGCTGGCTCAGGACCGATCTCCCCTGGGGAACTCGCGGCCCAACCCCATTTTGGAGCCGGGCATCCAGAGCTGCCTGACCCACTTCAACCTCATCTCACACGGCTTCGGCAGCCCGGCGGTGTGCGCTGCTGTTACCGCCCTGCAGAACTATCTCACCGAGGCGCTCAAGGCCATGGACAAAATGTACCTCAGCAACAATCCCAACAGCCACACAGACAACAGCACCAAAAGCGGCGACAAAGAGGAGAAGCACCGAAAGTGA
- the TFAP2A gene encoding transcription factor AP-2-alpha isoform X2 yields MKMLWKLTDNIKYEECEERHDSTSNGTARLPQLGTVGQSPYTSAPPLSHTPNADFQPPYFPPPYQPIYPQSQDPYSHVNDPYSLNPLHAQPQPQHPGWPGQRQSQETGLLHTHRGLPHQLSGLDPRRDYRRHDDLLHAPHGLGSGLADLPLHSIPHAIEDVPHVEDPGINIPDQTVIKKGPVSLSKSNNNAVSSIPINKDALFGGVVNPNEVFCSVPGRLSLLSSTSKYKVTVAEVQRRLSPPECLNASLLGGVLRRAKSKNGGRSLREKLDKIGLNLPAGRRKAANVTLLTSLVEGEAVHLARDFGYVCETEFPAKAVAEFLNRQHSDPNEQVTRKNMLLATKQICKEFTDLLAQDRSPLGNSRPNPILEPGIQSCLTHFNLISHGFGSPAVCAAVTALQNYLTEALKAMDKMYLSNNPNSHTDNSTKSGDKEEKHRK; encoded by the exons ATGAAAATGCTTTGGAAACTGACGGATAATATCAAGTATGAGGAATGTGAG GAGCGCCACGACAGCACCAGCAACGGGACGGCCCGGCTGCCCCAGCTGGGGACCGTGGGTCAGTCCCCCTACACCAGCGCCCCGCCGCTCTCCCATACCCCCAACGCCGACTTCCAGCCTCCCTACTTCCCCCCTCCTTACCAGCCCATCTACCCCCAGTCTCAGGACCCCTACTCCCACGTGAACGACCCCTACAGCCTCAACCCCCTCCACGCCCagccgcagccccagcaccctggATGGCCGGGACAGAGGCAGAGCCAGGAAACGGGGCTCCTGCACACGCACCGGGGGCTCCCCCACCAGCTTTCGGGCTTGGACCCCCGCAGGGACTACCGGCGGCATGACGACCTGCTGCATGCCCCGCACGGGCTGGGCTCGGGGCTGGCTGACCTGCCCCTACACTCCATCCCTCACGCCATCGAGGACGTGCCG CACGTAGAAGACCCCGGTATTAACATCCCGGATCAAACTGTAATTAAGAAAG gcCCCGTGTCCCTCTCCAAGTCTAACAACAACGCCGTCTCCTCCATCCCCATCAACAAGGACGCGCTCTTCGGCGGGGTGGTCAACCCCAACGAGGTCTTCTGCTCGGTGCCGGGCCGCCTCTCGCTGCTCAGCTCCACCTCCAAGTACAAGGTCACGGTGGCGGAAGTGCAGCGACGCCTCTCGCCGCCCGAGTGCCTCAACGCCTCCCTGCTGGGCGGAGTGCTGCGGAG GGCAAAGTCCAAAAATGGAGGGCGATCCCTCAGAGAGAAACTGGACAAAATAGGGCTAAACCTGCCAGCCGGGAGGCGCAAAGCTGCTAACGTCACCTTGCTCACTTCGCTGGTGGAGG GAGAAGCAGTGCATCTAGCTAGAGATTTTGGGTACGTTTGTGAGACAGAATTTCCTGCCAAAGCAGTAGCTGAATTTCTCAACCGACAACATTCCGATCCAAACGAGCAAGTcacaagaaaaaacatgcttCTAGCTACAAA ACAGATCTGTAAAGAGTTCACCGACCTGCTGGCTCAGGACCGATCTCCCCTGGGGAACTCGCGGCCCAACCCCATTTTGGAGCCGGGCATCCAGAGCTGCCTGACCCACTTCAACCTCATCTCACACGGCTTCGGCAGCCCGGCGGTGTGCGCTGCTGTTACCGCCCTGCAGAACTATCTCACCGAGGCGCTCAAGGCCATGGACAAAATGTACCTCAGCAACAATCCCAACAGCCACACAGACAACAGCACCAAAAGCGGCGACAAAGAGGAGAAGCACCGAAAGTGA